The Streptomyces sp. R28 region CCGCACGCCGACGGCGCCAAGGTGCTCGCGGTCTTCGACCCGGACCCGGCCTCGCCCGGCGAGCCGGTGTCGGTCGACGTGCGCGGACACCTCCGGCTGGTGAGCGAAGGGGACCGGATCGCCGCCCATCTGGCCCGCGTCGAGCCCGCCGGTCCCGTCGACCCGCCCGGCTCCAGGGTCGGCATCGAGATCGAGATCGAGAACCTGTCCGGCCGCGTCCACGCGAACGGAAAGCAGCGCGCCGTCCGGACCGAGACCGAGGGGCAGTCATGAGCGACACCGGCGAGACGTACCTGATCGTGCGCAACGACGAGGAGCAGTACTCGATCTGGCGGTCGGACCGTGAGGTGCCGGCCGGGTGGACGACGATCGGGAAGCCCGCCGCCCGCGAGGAGTGCCTGGCCCGGATCGGCGAACTGTGGACCGACATGCGGCCGGCCAGTCTGCGCGCGGCCATGAACGGAACCCCGCGGTGATCGTCTGCGGCGTCAAGGTCTCCCACGACGGCGCCGTCGCCGTCCTGGACGGGCAGCGCCTCGTCTTCAGCGCCGAGATGGAGAAACTCGGCAACGGCCGGCGCTACAGCGCGCTCGGCGACCTCGACCGGATCACCGCCGTGCTCGCCGACCACGGGCTCGACGTGGGCGACGTGGACCGGTTCGTCGTCGACGGATGGTGGTCGGAGGACGACGGGCCGCCGCGGATCGGCACCCTGTCGGCGGGAAGGCCGGTCAGCGTCGCCACCGCGCCCTACGCCGCCGACCCGTTCACCCCCGCCCCGCCCCCGCGGTTCACCTTCGACGGCATCGCGGGCAGCCCGTTGGCCGGGGGCTACAGCAGCTACCCGCACGCGACCCACCACCTCTACGCGAGCTACTGCACCGGCCCGTTCGCCGGACAGACCGCGCTGGGGCTGGTCTGGGACGGCGGCACGCTGCCCCGGCTGTACGTGCTCCGCCCGGGGCGGCCGGTGACCGGCGAGTACCAGGGGCCGCTGTTCGGGCTGGTCGGCGACGCGTTCACGTACTTCTGCCTGGCCCTGGAGCCGTTCCGCAAGCCACTGGACCGGCTCACCGAGGTCCAGGTCGTCGAGCACCACCTCGGCACCGCGGGCAAGGCGATGGCGTACGCGGGGCTCGGCGCCGCCGACGACGACGTGCTGGCCGCGCTCGACAAGCTCGTCGCCGAGCTGGGCGTCGAGTCGCTGGGACCGGAGGTCGGCACGAGGCTCGCCGAACGCTGCACCGCCCTGTTCCCCTCGCACTCCGGTGCCGACCTCATCGCCTCCTTCCAGGAGTTCATCGGTCGCACGCTGGTCGCCGCGCTCACCGACGCCGTGGCCCGGCTCGACCTGCCCGCGTCGCTGCCGATCTGTCTCGCCGGGGGATGCGCCCTCAACATCAAGTGGAACAGCATGATCCGCTCCAGCGGGCTGTTCACCGGCGTCTGGGTCCCGCCGTTCACCAACGACTCGGGGGCGGCCCTCGGAACCGCCCTGTGCGAGGCCCTGCACCAGGGCGGCGATCCGGCGCTGGAGTGGGACGTGTACAGCGGCCCGGCCGTCACACCGAGCAGGCCCGCGCCGGGCTGGTCGGCGCGGCCGTGCGACGAGGCCCAGCTGGCCGCGCTGCTGCACACCACGGGTGAGCCGGTGGTCGTGGTCGACGGGCGGGCCGAACTGGGCCCGCGGGCGCTCGGCAACCGCAGCATCCTTGCCGCCCCGGTGTCACCGGCCATGAAGGACGAGCTGAACCGCATCAAGCACCGCGAGCCGTACCGGCCGGTCGCGCCGATCTGTCTGGAGTCGGCGGCCTCGGAGGTCTTCTCGCCCGGCGGCGCCGACCCGTACATGCTCTTCGACCACCGGCTGCGGGACGGCTGGGCGCAGCGGGTGCCGGCCGTGCTGCACCTCGACGGGACGGCCCGGCTGCAGACCGTCCGGCCCGACACACCGAACACCCGGGTCGGCCGCGTGCTGGAGGAGTACCACCGCCTCAGCGGAATCCCGCTGCTGTGCAACACGAGCGCCAACCTGGTGGGACACGGGTTCTTCCCCGACGTCGCCACCGCCACCGCGTGGGCCGGCACGTCGTACGTGTGGTCCGGCGGCACCCTGTACGCCGACGAGCAGAGGACGAACCGTGTCTGAGTCAGCGCAGGCGGCCGGGTCGCCGGTCCGCGCCTACAACGAGTGGGACCCGCTGGAGGAGGTCATCGTCGGGACCGTCGACGGCGCGCACTTCCCGCCCTACGACGTCGTGACGGCCGCGCCGCTCTCGCCGCAGCAGCGCGCGGTGTTCCGGGAGCGGGCCGGGCAGCCGTTCCCGGCGGACGAGGTCGCCGCGGCCCGCGACGAGCTGGACCAGCTCGTCGAGATCCTCAAGAATCACGGCGTACGGGTGCGCAGGCCCGACCCGCGCGACCACGGGCGGTCGTTCGGGGCGCCCGGCTGGACCAGCACCGGCCTGTACGACGCGATGCCGCGCGACCTGCTGCTGGTCATCGGCGAGCACATCATCGAAGCGCCCATGGCCTGGCGGTCGCGGTACTTCGCCAGCTCCGCCTACCGCCCGCTGCTCAAGGAGTACTTCCGCGCGGGCGCCCGGTGGTCCGCCGCCCCGCGCCCCGAGCTGAGCGACGAGCTGTACGTCGAGGACTGGACCGACCAGCCGGAGGGCGAGCCGTTCCGCTCGGTGATCACCGAGTTCGAACCGACCTTCGACGCGGCCGACTTCATCCGGTGCGGCCGGGACATCTTCGCGCAGCGCAGCCATGTCACCAACATGATGGGCATCGAGTGGGTCCGGCAGCTGATCGGCGCCGACTACCAGGTCCACGTGGTGGAACTGGCCGACGACCATCCGATGCACATCGACGCGAGCCTGATGCCGCTCGCGCCCGGCAAGGTGCTCATCCACCCCGACCGGGTGCCCGAGGTGCCGAGCCAGTTCAAGGACTGGGAGGTCCGCCGGGCGCCGAGCCCCGTCATCCCCGACGGGCACCCGCTCTACATGACCAGCAAGTGGATCAACATGAACGTTCTGATGCTGGATGAGACGCACATGCTGGTCGAGGCCGAGGACCGGCCCATGCAGGAACTCGCCGAGAGCTGGGGCATAACGCCGGTCCTCTGCCCGTTCCGTAACTTCAACAGCTTCGGCGGCTCCTTCCACTGCGCCACCACGGACGTACGCCGGCGCGGGGAGCTGCGGTCCTACCTCTGAGCGCCGCAGGAGGGCCGGGGACGGCTGAGGGCAGCTGACGACGGCCGGGGACGGCGTGGTGCGGCGAGGACCGTGCGGGTCGGCGCGGTCGGTGAGCGAACAGGGAAGGCACGATGGCAGAACGGACGGCGGTCAGGCGGTTCCCCCAGGTCCGGAGGGCGAGGACGTTGCTGCTCGACGCCCTCCGCGCCCACCCGGGCCCGGTGATCTGGGGACTCGTCGGCTCGCTGCTGTACGGCACGAGTCTGGTCGCCTGGTCGGTGGCGCTCGGCGAACTGGTCAACCACGTGGTGATCCCGCGGTTCGACGACGGCCGGATCGCGGTCGGCACGATCGTCGCCGTGCTGCTGGCGGTCGCCGCGATCGGGGTGATGCAGGGCGCCGCGGGGCTGCTGCGGCGCTGGACCCTCGTGGTGACCCGGGCCCGCTTCGACGCCACCCTGCGCGACGCGGTCGTCCGGCACTACCACCGGCTGCCGATGACGTTCCATCAGGCGCGACCCACGGGCCAGAAACTGGCGCACGTGACGACCGACGCGGAGGCCGCCGCCGAGCTGCCGGCCCGGCTGCCCGACGTGCTCGGCATGTTCGTGCTGTTCCTGGTCACCGCGGGCTGGGCGATGGTCGTCGACCCGGTGCTCGCCCTGGTCGGCGGCGCGATGATCCCGGCGCTGCTGCTGGTCAACTCCGTGTACCAGAAACAGGTCGAGGCGCCCGCGCGGGCGGTCCAGGAACGCCTGGGCCGGGTGACCGAGGTCGCCCACGAGAGCTTCGACGGCGCGGCCCTCGTCAAGACGCTCGGCCGGGAGCACGTCGAGCGGGACCGGTTCGCCGCCGAGGCGGCCGCACTGCGCGACGCGAAGATCAAACTGGCCCTGCGCGACTGGCTGTTGGACTCGCTGATCGAGTCGATCCCCTCGGCCACCTCGCTGGCCATGGTCGTTGTCGGCGCGCTGCGGGTGAACAGCGGGGACATCACGATCGGCACCCTGGTCAGCTTCGTCAACGTGTTTGCGCTGCTGGTGGTGCCGGTGCGCACCGTCGGCACCGTGCTCGGTGACGTGCCGCGCATGCTGGCCGGGTACGCCCGCGTCCGATCGGTGCTCGACGAGCCGCTGCCCGCGGCCACGGCCGATCCCGAACCGCTGCCGGACGGCCCGCTCGACGTGCAGGTCCGTGGCCTGTCCTACAGCTACCCGGGCGGCTCCACCGCGCTGTCCGACGTGACCTTCCACGTGCCGCCCGGCGCCACGGTGGCGATCACCGGCGGCACCGGCTCGGGGAAGACCACGTTGCTGCTGGCGCTGGCCGGCCTGTTGCCGATGCCGGGCGGGACGGTGCTGGTCAACGGCGCCGACCTGAGCCGGATCAGCGCCGCCGACCGGGCGGCGGCCGTCGCGGCCGCCTTCCAGGAGCCGTTCCTGTTCGCCGCGTCGCTGGCCGAGAACGTCCTGCTCGACTTCGACGGCGCTCGCGCCGCCGACGACCCCCGCTTCCACGAGGCGCTGCGCCTGGCCCGCGCAAGCGGCCTCGTGGACAGCCGGCCGGAGGGACCAGACACACCCGTCGGGGAGCGGGGCGTCACCCTGTCCGGAGGCGAACGCCAGCGCATCGCGCTCGCCCGGGCACTGGCCCGCCGACCGCGCCTGCTGCTGCTGGACGAGGCGACCTCCGCCGTCGACGCCACGACCCGGCAGGAGATCATGAGCGGCCTCACCGACGGCCTGACCTCCACCACGACGATCGTCGTCACCACCAGCGCCGCGACCCTGGCCCTCGCCGACACCGTCGTCTACCTCGACCAGGGTCGGGTCGCCGGCGTCGGACCGCACGCCGACCTGGTGCGGCTCGACGGCTACGACCGGCTGATCCGCGCGTACGAGCGAGAGCAGGTGCAGGCATGAGCACCCCCGAGCGGGCAGACCTCGCGGCCCCCACCGACCCGGCGGACCCGGAGAGCGTCACCGGGTCGACGACCGCCGTGATCCGGCGCGGGCTCGCGGCCGTCCCCGCGATCCGCCGGGGCCTCGGGCCGACCGTCGTCCTCGCCCTGCTCGGCGGGGCCGGGCGGCTCGCCGTGCCGGTGCTGATCCAGCAGGTCATCGACCGCGGGCTCAGCTCCGGGCACATCAGCGGCGGCCGGCTGCTGGGCCTCAGCCTCGTCGCGGGGCTGGTGGTGGTGCTGACCGCCGTCGTCAACTGGGCGGGCCTGGCGCGGCTCGCGATCGCCAGCGAACGCGCGCTGTACGACCTGCGGGTCCGCGCCTTCACCCACGTGCACCGGCTGAGTGTGGCGTACCACTCGTCCGAGGCGCGCGGGAAGCTGGTGTCCCGGGTCACCTCCGACGTCGAGACCCTCAGCATGTTCCTCCAGTGGGGCGGCATCGCCTGGGTGGTGAACGGCGCCGTCATGCTGGCCGCCCTCGCCGGCATGGCCTTCTACGACATCTGGCTGACGCTGGTCACGGTGGTGCTGACCGTGCCCCTGCTGCTTCTGGTGCGGATGGTCGTCGCCCGTCTCGGGCCCGCGCACACCGCCGTCCGGGTCCGCGTCGCCCACCTGTTGACGGTCATCGCGGAGACGATCCAGGGCGCCGCCGTCATCCGGGCGTACGGCGTGGAGGAGCCGAGCCTGCGCCGGACCTCGGACACCATCCACCGGTGGCGGGACTCGAAGGTCCGCGCCGGAGTGCTCGGCGGACTGCTGTTCTCGCTCGCCGACCTGTTCGCGGTGGTGATCGTGGTCGCCGTCATCGCGGTGGGGCTCGCGATCGGGCCGTCGACCGGGCACAGCGCCGGTGAACTGGTCGCGTTCATCCTGCTGGTGACGCTGTTCCTGGCGCCGATCACGGAGTTCACCCAGGTCATCGACTTCACCCAGAGCGCGGTCGCCGGATGGCGGCGCGTGCTGGCCCTGCTCGACATCACCGAAGACGTCCCCGAGCCGGTCGACGGCCACCGGCTGCCGCCCGGCCCGCCCGGCGTGGTGGTCGAGAACGTGGTGTTCAGCTATCCGGGCGCCGAGGTGACGCTGGACGACGTGTCGTTCGAGGTGCCGGCCGGCCGCCAGGTCGTGCTGGTGGGCGCCACCGGCTCCGGCAAAACGACGCTGACGAAACTGATCGCGCGGCTCGCCGATCCCGACAGCGGCCGCATCCTGATCGGTGGCGTGGACGTCCGCGAGATCGCCACGGACTCGCTGCGCTCGCGGCTGGTGGTCGTACCCCAGGAGCCGTTCCTCTTCGACACCACGGTGGAGGAGAACGTACGGTATGGCCGCCCGTCCGCCACCCGTGCCGAGATCGAGCTGGCCTTCCGCGAACTGGGCGCGGACGCGTTCCTCGCCGGTCTGCCGCTCGGCCTCGACACCCCCGTGGGGCAGCGTGGTGAGAGCCTGTCGGCGGGGGAGCGGCAACTGGTCGCCCTGGCCCGCGCCCATGTGGCCGACCCGGCGTGCCTGATCCTCGACGAGGCGACCTCGGCGGTGGACCCCGAGATCGAGCTGACGCTCATCGAGGCGCTGCGCCGGCTGACCGCGGGACGCACCTCGGTGACCGTGGCGCACCGGCTGGCCGTGGCGCAGCGGGCCGATGAAGTCATGGTCCTTGCGGACGGGCGGCTGGTGGAGCGCGGCCCGCACCACGAACTGCTCGCGGCGGACGGCGTGTACGCGGGGCTGTACGACAACTGGCGGCGAGCCACGGTAGGCAGCACTCACTCCTGACCCGCGTACCCTCGCTCGCCGCCCCGGAAGGCCCACTCCTGGCCTGCGTGCCCGCGATTGCCGCCCCAGAGGCCCGCTTCTGACCCGTGTACCCACGTCCCCGGACCTCTCGCTCCGGCAGGACGGCTCCGGCCCGGTGTGCCGGCGTCCCTGCCGCCGGGCCGTCATGCGGTCGGTACGTGCCCGACGCCGGGGCCGTAGCGCAAGATGGCCTCCTGTCGCTCCACGGCATGTGACGACACGTCAAGTCATGCGTCTGTACAGGGCCGATGGCGTTCCGGGCGCCCGTCGCGGACCCCCGTTCCGGTGACAAGACGCGCCGCTCGGGCCCACATATGGTGAGCCTGATCGGCCCCGCGTTTCTCCCTCATTTCAGGTGGCTCAGACCCGTAGGCACCGTCGGCGAAAGGAAGACATGGTGGCTGAAAGCATCAGTAAAACGGCGGCTCAAGGACTGACGGCCGAGCAGGTGAAGTCCTTTCAGGAGAACGGTTTCATCGGGCCGTTCGACCTCTACTCGGAGGACGAGGCCCGGCTCCACTGGAACCAGGCCATGATCGAGATGGTGACCTCGCGCAACAAGCCGCACGAGTCGACCATCATCAATTACGACCGTCATCTGGACTGCGACACCCTCTCCCGGCACATCGCCCACCCCACGGTCGTGCACAAGCTGCGCAGCCTGATGGGGGACGACATCATCTGCTGGAAGACGAACATCTTCGAGAAGCAGCCGGGCGAGTCCGGCACTGGCTGGCACCAGGTCGAGGCCTTCACCGTCTTCGAGTCGGAGACGGTCGCCTACCCCTCGCTGCGCTACACCGAGGAGAGCAGCGCCGCCACCCAGGAGCTGACCGTGTGGACGGCGTTCTCCGAGGCGGACGAGGAGCACGGCTGCCTCCGCTTCATCCCCGGCAGCCACAAGAAGTGGTACTACGACGAGACCAAGCCGATGTCGCGGAACGTGGAGAGCAAGTCCCACGACTTCTTCGGCTACGACTACTCGGAGCTGCAGCTCGACCCCGACTGGGACCCGAACGCCGGCGAAGTCGTCAACATGCCCATGAAGCCCGGGCAGTTCGTGATCTTCCTGGCCAAGTGCATCCACGGCTCCCTGCCGAACGTCAGCGACACCAAGCGGCTCGGGCTCGCCACCCGGTACGTCTCGCCGTCCGTGCGGGTCTACGAGCACATCGACAGCCTCAGCGGGTTCGGTGACGCGATCAGCCTCGACTACCACGGCAGCGTCCTGGTCTCCGGCGAGGACCGGTGGGGTCACAACCGCATCCACACCGAGAACCTGAACGGGTTCCCGTTCCCGAAGGTGGACTGATGACCACCGACGACTACCGGCGCAAGTTTGCCGAGTTCCTCGCCAAGCAGCCCATGACCGCCGACATCACCTACGAGCAGGTGGCCGGCACGAAGACGCGCGCCGACCTCGGCATCAGCTCGCTCAACATGGTCCTGCTCCTCGTGAACTACATCGAGGAGCACACGGGCAACTCCGTGACCATGCAACCGGAATGGGTCTCCCGGCTGGGCGACGTCGACGGCATCCTCTCCGTGCTCCGCGAGATCGACGCGAGCGCGGTGGTGTCGCCCCGGGCCTGACCTCGCTGTCGCGGAGCCCGGCGCCGGCAGTCCCCGTCCGCTCGGCCGATCGAAGGAACCATGATCTCGGATCTCGAAAATGTCGGCATCGGGTCGTTCGCGTGCGTCTTCGGCGACCTGGAGAACAAGCCGGAGAACATCCCCGGCTTCGACGCCCTGTGGCAGACCGCGTCGTTCGGCACGGACTTCGCCGACATGGGCTGCAGCACCTACCGGAAGATGAACCGTCCGGTGGTCGACCACGTCGTCGAGGCTGTGCGCCGCAGCATGAGCGGTTCGGGGGCGCGGCCCGCGGACGTCGGCCACCTCGTCATCGCCACCAGTGACCCGACGCTCGCCCTGCTGCCATCCGACTTCGCCGATCAGGTGCTGCTCGCCTGCGGCCTGGACGACTGCGTCCCGCACCTGGTGTCCTACCAGCGGTGCTGCAGCTCGCTCACGGCACTGCGGCACGCGCGGGACCTGTTCGCGGATCCGGACGTGACGCACGTGGTCATGGTCGCCCTGGATTTCGTGCCGGACGACCGTGACCGGGTCCGCCCCTACGCCCTGTTCGGGGACGCCGCGGTCGCCTGCACGCTCACCCGGCACGACCCCGGGCTGGTCCGGCTCGTCTCGTCCGCCGTCAAGGTGGACCCGGACGGCCTGCGCGGCCAGGACTCGTTCGCGTCCCGCAAGACCGTCGCTGACCGCGCGCTGGCGGGGGCCCTGCGCGCCGGCCGACGGCAACGAGGCCGGCTGGCCCGGGTATTCGCCGCGAACCTGTACAAGCCGCTGACGCTGTTCAACGCGACCTCGGTCGGATTGCCGCCGGACCGGTTGCACTTCACCGAGACACTCGCCGCCTACGGACACTGCGGCAACGCCGACTGGGTGATCAACCTGGCCGATTACCACGAGCGCGTCGGCGTCCGCGCCGGGCAGACATACCTCGCGCAGTCCCTGGCGCCGGGCTTCTACGCATGCGCACTCCTGGAAGGGACCGCGTCGTGAAGGGGCTGCTCGCCAGGACCGACTGCATCGGGCCGATCGCCGTGCCGGCGGGCGCGCTGGACACCCTGCGCTCCCTCGCCGAGGCGGCCGGCGTCGACGAGTTCGCCGCGCTGTCCCTGTGCGCCGGCGTCCTCGCCCGGCGGCTGCCGCACCCCGGAACGGACTGCCGGGTCCGGGTCACCCAGCAGGAGGCCGAGGCGGTCCTGCCCCGGCCCGACACCCCGGACGCGGCGATGAGCTTCCGCGACGCGCTGAGGCAGGCCTCCCAGACCGAGGCACCGCCCGCCGCGGACCCCGGCGAGGACCACCCGGTCGCCGTGAGCATGCTGATCAGCGCGAGCGGCCGGAACCTGTACGTCGAGTCCATGACCGACGCGTCCGACGTGCCCACCACGCAGGCTTGGGCGCACGCCTTCTGCCGGCTGCTCACCGGCCTGACGGACGACCCGGACGCACCGATGCTCAGCCATCCGCTGGTGGGGCCGGAGGAACGCGAACGGATCCTCCACGGTCTCAACCCGCACCAGGAGCCGGTGATCCGGTACCGCACGATGGCCGGCCCATTCGAGGAGCAGGCCGAACGCACCCCGGACGCGGTCGCCCTCCAGGACGAGGACGGCACCACCGTCAGCTACCGGGAACTCAACGAGCGGGCGAACCGGCTGGCCCACCACCTGCGGGCGCTCGGCGCGGGCCCCGGCACCCGGATCGGGATCTGCCTGCGCCGCGGCATCCCCCAGGTTGTCGCGGTCTACGCGGCGGTCAAGACCGGCGCCACCTACGTGCCCCTCGACGCGGACCTGCCGGATCAGCGCATCGCCCTCATCCTCGCCGACGCCGAACCCCGGCTGGTGCTCACCGACCTGGCCTGCCGCGGTCATCTGCCCGACGGCGCCTGGCAGATCCACGACGTTGGCACGGAGCAGCTGGGCACCGGCCACCCGGTGACGAACCCCGCCGTCGACGGCGGCCCCGGACTGGTGCACATCCTG contains the following coding sequences:
- a CDS encoding amidinotransferase — translated: MSESAQAAGSPVRAYNEWDPLEEVIVGTVDGAHFPPYDVVTAAPLSPQQRAVFRERAGQPFPADEVAAARDELDQLVEILKNHGVRVRRPDPRDHGRSFGAPGWTSTGLYDAMPRDLLLVIGEHIIEAPMAWRSRYFASSAYRPLLKEYFRAGARWSAAPRPELSDELYVEDWTDQPEGEPFRSVITEFEPTFDAADFIRCGRDIFAQRSHVTNMMGIEWVRQLIGADYQVHVVELADDHPMHIDASLMPLAPGKVLIHPDRVPEVPSQFKDWEVRRAPSPVIPDGHPLYMTSKWINMNVLMLDETHMLVEAEDRPMQELAESWGITPVLCPFRNFNSFGGSFHCATTDVRRRGELRSYL
- a CDS encoding carbamoyltransferase N-terminal domain-containing protein, which encodes MIVCGVKVSHDGAVAVLDGQRLVFSAEMEKLGNGRRYSALGDLDRITAVLADHGLDVGDVDRFVVDGWWSEDDGPPRIGTLSAGRPVSVATAPYAADPFTPAPPPRFTFDGIAGSPLAGGYSSYPHATHHLYASYCTGPFAGQTALGLVWDGGTLPRLYVLRPGRPVTGEYQGPLFGLVGDAFTYFCLALEPFRKPLDRLTEVQVVEHHLGTAGKAMAYAGLGAADDDVLAALDKLVAELGVESLGPEVGTRLAERCTALFPSHSGADLIASFQEFIGRTLVAALTDAVARLDLPASLPICLAGGCALNIKWNSMIRSSGLFTGVWVPPFTNDSGAALGTALCEALHQGGDPALEWDVYSGPAVTPSRPAPGWSARPCDEAQLAALLHTTGEPVVVVDGRAELGPRALGNRSILAAPVSPAMKDELNRIKHREPYRPVAPICLESAASEVFSPGGADPYMLFDHRLRDGWAQRVPAVLHLDGTARLQTVRPDTPNTRVGRVLEEYHRLSGIPLLCNTSANLVGHGFFPDVATATAWAGTSYVWSGGTLYADEQRTNRV
- a CDS encoding ABC transporter ATP-binding protein, which encodes MAERTAVRRFPQVRRARTLLLDALRAHPGPVIWGLVGSLLYGTSLVAWSVALGELVNHVVIPRFDDGRIAVGTIVAVLLAVAAIGVMQGAAGLLRRWTLVVTRARFDATLRDAVVRHYHRLPMTFHQARPTGQKLAHVTTDAEAAAELPARLPDVLGMFVLFLVTAGWAMVVDPVLALVGGAMIPALLLVNSVYQKQVEAPARAVQERLGRVTEVAHESFDGAALVKTLGREHVERDRFAAEAAALRDAKIKLALRDWLLDSLIESIPSATSLAMVVVGALRVNSGDITIGTLVSFVNVFALLVVPVRTVGTVLGDVPRMLAGYARVRSVLDEPLPAATADPEPLPDGPLDVQVRGLSYSYPGGSTALSDVTFHVPPGATVAITGGTGSGKTTLLLALAGLLPMPGGTVLVNGADLSRISAADRAAAVAAAFQEPFLFAASLAENVLLDFDGARAADDPRFHEALRLARASGLVDSRPEGPDTPVGERGVTLSGGERQRIALARALARRPRLLLLDEATSAVDATTRQEIMSGLTDGLTSTTTIVVTTSAATLALADTVVYLDQGRVAGVGPHADLVRLDGYDRLIRAYEREQVQA
- a CDS encoding ABC transporter ATP-binding protein gives rise to the protein MSTPERADLAAPTDPADPESVTGSTTAVIRRGLAAVPAIRRGLGPTVVLALLGGAGRLAVPVLIQQVIDRGLSSGHISGGRLLGLSLVAGLVVVLTAVVNWAGLARLAIASERALYDLRVRAFTHVHRLSVAYHSSEARGKLVSRVTSDVETLSMFLQWGGIAWVVNGAVMLAALAGMAFYDIWLTLVTVVLTVPLLLLVRMVVARLGPAHTAVRVRVAHLLTVIAETIQGAAVIRAYGVEEPSLRRTSDTIHRWRDSKVRAGVLGGLLFSLADLFAVVIVVAVIAVGLAIGPSTGHSAGELVAFILLVTLFLAPITEFTQVIDFTQSAVAGWRRVLALLDITEDVPEPVDGHRLPPGPPGVVVENVVFSYPGAEVTLDDVSFEVPAGRQVVLVGATGSGKTTLTKLIARLADPDSGRILIGGVDVREIATDSLRSRLVVVPQEPFLFDTTVEENVRYGRPSATRAEIELAFRELGADAFLAGLPLGLDTPVGQRGESLSAGERQLVALARAHVADPACLILDEATSAVDPEIELTLIEALRRLTAGRTSVTVAHRLAVAQRADEVMVLADGRLVERGPHHELLAADGVYAGLYDNWRRATVGSTHS
- a CDS encoding chlorinating enzyme; the protein is MVAESISKTAAQGLTAEQVKSFQENGFIGPFDLYSEDEARLHWNQAMIEMVTSRNKPHESTIINYDRHLDCDTLSRHIAHPTVVHKLRSLMGDDIICWKTNIFEKQPGESGTGWHQVEAFTVFESETVAYPSLRYTEESSAATQELTVWTAFSEADEEHGCLRFIPGSHKKWYYDETKPMSRNVESKSHDFFGYDYSELQLDPDWDPNAGEVVNMPMKPGQFVIFLAKCIHGSLPNVSDTKRLGLATRYVSPSVRVYEHIDSLSGFGDAISLDYHGSVLVSGEDRWGHNRIHTENLNGFPFPKVD
- a CDS encoding MbtH family protein: MSDTGETYLIVRNDEEQYSIWRSDREVPAGWTTIGKPAAREECLARIGELWTDMRPASLRAAMNGTPR